Part of the Caldanaerobius fijiensis DSM 17918 genome is shown below.
AAGTTGGTGTATCTATTACAGGAAAGATATAATGTACCTATGGGCTATGATTTCAGTTTATATACTTATGGCCCTTTTGCGAAAGAGATATTAGATGATCTGGATTATTTATCATTTTTGGATGCTGCAAAAGTTATGTGGAATAATGGTGGATACAATATATTACCAGGTAAAGAATTAGTGATGGAGGATATAAGTGAAAAAGCAAAATCGTTTATTGATAAGTATGGAGCTACTATAAGTAATACAGTAAAAGAGTTTAGAAAATTACATGCAAAATCCCTGGAGTTGATCACAACTATACATTACGTTGTAAATGATTATAA
Proteins encoded:
- a CDS encoding restriction endonuclease, whose protein sequence is MYLLQERYNVPMGYDFSLYTYGPFAKEILDDLDYLSFLDAAKVMWNNGGYNILPGKELVMEDISEKAKSFIDKYGATISNTVKEFRKLHAKSLELITTIHYVVNDYKENNIKFTKEDISKLIHEIKPYFSQQDILNKINELETEKLITLD